From Opisthocomus hoazin isolate bOpiHoa1 chromosome 10, bOpiHoa1.hap1, whole genome shotgun sequence, a single genomic window includes:
- the SLTM gene encoding SAFB-like transcription modulator isoform X2, with protein sequence MAAAASSPAAAPAALPPTESKKITDLRVIDLKSELKRRNLDITGVKTVLISRLKQAIEEEGGDPDNIEITVSADAPTKKPTKGKGKKQEADESTGDASVEDDSFVKESELETQDASDQDGNDELKEFKESVEDKNLNSKELLSAEKKRYHNLEPAETTEDAEKDSESQENEGQDIEDFTFPTVHDGEDEENEKDKAGSGDGTQEVSKPLPSEESLAEADHTAHKEMEANTSVKEAEDDNISVTIQAEDAITLDFDGDDLLETGKNVKITDSEASKPKDGQDTISQSLEKESKDYEMTENHKDGKKEDSVKGDAVKKEARESSKKAESGDKEKDTLKKGPSSTGASGQAKSSTKESKESKATSKDDKGSASSVSGSSGSSTRNLWVSGLSSNTKAADLKNLFGKYGKVLGAKVVTNARSPGAKCYGIVTMSSSTEVARCIAHLHRTELHGQQISVEKVKGDPSKKELKKESDEKSGSGRSTGDKKTASSDKASKTPSTKKEDKKSEKSEKKESKEAKKTEGKDEKSDNGASGPNQESTKKTEEKKRISGKSPGQVVVLDQTKGDQGHTRTVRRGRFDKPQILRNKERIIQDKVKFREYRGRKDILPFEKMKEQRLREHMVRLERIRRAVELRRRREIAERERRERERIRIMHEREECLQRERERLEIERQKLERERMERERLERERVRIEQERRKEAERIAREREELRRQQQQLRYEQEKRNSLKRPRDIDHRRDDPYWNESKKMALDTDARFGHGSDYSRQQNRFNDFDHRQRGRYPEGSSVPSSSFDRRERFLNQGEAKKTRPTARREEPGFERYPKNFSESRRNEPPQPRSELRDTDRREVRGDRDERRTVIIHDRPEIPHGRHPRETGSNPPRQTNWKSEGSISTDKRDGSNFYRGERPDRSGREVSGHVRGAPPGSRSSASGYASREGERGVMGERGGGQHYNEDRHVVERHSRETGPRKEWHGPSSQGSGYHDTRRMGDGRGGGGMMSPHTSNSSPINRVVQITGNSMQRGSGSGFKPFKGGPPRRF encoded by the exons atggccgccgccgcctcgtctcccgccgccgccccggcggcACTGCCCCCCACGGAGAGCAAGAAGATCACCGACCTGCGGGTTATCGACCTCAAGTCGGAACTGAAGCGGCGCAACCTGGACATCACCGGAGTGAAGACCGTGCTCATCTCCCGGCTTAAGCAG GCTATTGAAGAGGAAGGAGGCGATCCAGATAATATTGAAATAACTGTTTCAGCTGATGCACCCACCAAGAAACCAACTAAAGGCAAAG GTAAAAAGCAGGAAGCTGATGAATCAACTGGTGATGCTTCAGTTGAAGATGACTCCTTTGTCAAG GAAAGTGAATTGGAGACTCAGGATGCAAGTGATCAAGACGGAAATGATGAATTAAAGGAGTTTAAAGAGTCTGTTGAAGATAAGAACTTGAATTCTAAAGAACTACtatctgcagaaaagaaaagataccACAACCTGGagccagcagagacaacagaagATGCAGAAAAGGATTCTGAAAGTCAG GAAAATGAAGGTCAAGACATAGAAGATTTCACTTTTCCAACTGTCCAT GATggtgaagatgaagaaaatgagaaag ATAAAGCAGGTTCTGGTGATGGTACACAAGAAGTATCTAAACCTCTTCCTTCAGAAGAAAGCCTAGCTGAGGCTGATCACACGGCTCACAAAGAGATGGAAGCTAACACCTCTGTGAAAGAAGCTGAGGATGATAACATATCGGTTACAATCCAGGCTGAAGATGCCATCACTCTGGATTTTGATGGTGATGACCTCCTAGAAACAGgtaaaaatgtgaaaattacaGATTCTGAAGCAAGTAAGCCAAAGGATGGGCAGGATACCATTTcacagagcctggagaaggaaagcAAGGACTATGAGATGACTGAGAACCATAAAGATGGTAAGAAGGAAGACAGCGTGAAGGGTGATGCCGTCAAGAAGGAAGCCAGAGAAAGTTCAAAGAAAGCAGAATCTGGAGACAAAGAAAAGGATACTTTGAAGAAAGGTCCCTCGTCTACTGGGGCCTCTGGTCAAGCAAAGAG CTCTACTAAGGAATCTAAAGAAAGCAAGGCAACATCAAAGGATGATAAAG GAAGCGCAAGCAGTGTTAGTGGTAGCAGTGGAAGCTCAACTAGAAACCTCTGGGTTAGCGGACTGTCTTCCAACACAAAAGCTGCCGACTTGAAAAATCTCTTTGGCAAATACGGAAAG GTACTTGGTGCAAAGGTGGTCACAAATGCACGAAGCCCAGGGGCAAAATGTTACGGCATAGTAACAATGTCTTCCAGTACAGAAGTGGCTAGGTGTATTGCACACCTTCATCGAACAGAGCTGCACGGACAACAGATTTCTGTTGAGAAA GTGAAAGGCGATCCCTCCAAAAAGGAGTTGAAGAAGGAAAGTGATGAGAAGTCTGGTTCGGGTAGAAGCACGGGAGATAAGAAGACTGCATCAAGTGATAAAGCCAGCAA AACTCCGTCAAccaaaaaagaagacaagaaatctgagaaatctgaaaaaaaagaaagtaaagaagcCAAGAAAACAGAAGGTAAAGATGAGAAGAGTGATAATGGAGCAAGTGGCCCTAATCAAGAATCCActaaaaaaactgaagaaaagaaaagaataa GTGGTAAAAGCCCAGGTCAAGTTGTAGTTTTAGACCAAACAAAAGGAGACCAAGGCCACACTAGGACAGTTAGAAGGGGAAGGTTTGATAAA CCACAGATATTGAGGAACAAAGAGCGTATTATTCAAGATAAAGTGAAATTCAGGGAATACAGGGGTAGAAAGGATATCTTGCCTTTTGAAAAGATGAAGGAACAGAGATTGCGAGAACACATGGTTCGATTGGAAAGAATACGACGAGCTGTTGAACTCCGAAG GCGGAGAGAAATTGCTGAGAGGGAGCGTCGTGAGAGAGAACGCATACGAATAATGCATGAACGAGAAGAATGCTTGCAGAGAGAAAGGGAACGATTAGAAATTGAAAGGCAAAAACTAGAGAGGGAAAGGATGGAACGGGAGCGTTTGGAAAGAGAGCGTGTTCGTATTGAACAG GAACGTCGAAAAGAAGCAGAGCGTATTGCTCGTGAAAGGGAGGAACTTCGTCGACAACAGCAGCAACTTCGTTAcgaacaggaaaagagaaattctttGAAACGTCCACGCGATATAGATCACAG GAGAGACGATCCTTACTGGAATGAGAGTAAGAAGATGGCTCTTGATACAGATGCACGTTTTGGTCACGGTTCAGATTACAGTCGCCAGCAGAACAGGTTTAATGATTTTGATCACAGACAACGGGGACGATATCCAGAAGGTTCTTCTGTTCCATCATCTTCTTTTGATAG GCGAGAACGTTTTCTAAATCAAGGTGAAGCAAAAAAGACTCGCCCAACAGCACGAAGAGAAGAGCCAGGGTTTGAGAGATATCCTAAGAACTTCAGTGAGTCCAGAAGAAATGAACCACCACAACCACGAAGTGAACTTCGAGACACAGACAGACGAGAAGTGCGAGGAGACAGAGATGAGAGAAGAACAGTGATAATTCATGACAGACCTGAAATACCACATGGTCGACATCCAAGAGAGACTGGTTCAAATCCACCTAGGCAAACAAATTGGAAGAGCGAGGGAAGCATAAGCACAGACAAACGGGACGGCAG CAATTTTTACAGAGGTGAGCGGCCAGACCGATCAGGAAGAGAAGTGTCTGGACACGTGAGAGGTGCACCTCCTGGTAGCCGTAGCAGTGCTTCTGGCTATGCAAGCAGGGAAGGAGAACGAGGTGTGATGGGAGAACGAGGTGGAGGACAA
- the SLTM gene encoding SAFB-like transcription modulator isoform X4 encodes MAAAASSPAAAPAALPPTESKKITDLRVIDLKSELKRRNLDITGVKTVLISRLKQAIEEEGGDPDNIEITVSADAPTKKPTKGKGKKQEADESTGDASVEDDSFVKESELETQDASDQDGNDELKEFKESVEDKNLNSKELLSAEKKRYHNLEPAETTEDAEKDSESQENEGQDIEDFTFPTVHDGEDEENEKDKAGSGDGTQEVSKPLPSEESLAEADHTAHKEMEANTSVKEAEDDNISVTIQAEDAITLDFDGDDLLETGKNVKITDSEASKPKDGQDTISQSLEKESKDYEMTENHKDGKKEDSVKGDAVKKEARESSKKAESGDKEKDTLKKGPSSTGASGQAKSSTKESKESKATSKDDKGSASSVSGSSGSSTRNLWVSGLSSNTKAADLKNLFGKYGKVLGAKVVTNARSPGAKCYGIVTMSSSTEVARCIAHLHRTELHGQQISVEKVKGDPSKKELKKESDEKSGSGRSTGDKKTASSDKASKTPSTKKEDKKSEKSEKKESKEAKKTEGKDEKSDNGASGPNQESTKKTEEKKRISGKSPGQVVVLDQTKGDQGHTRTVRRGRFDKPQILRNKERIIQDKVKFREYRGRKDILPFEKMKEQRLREHMVRLERIRRAVELRRRREIAERERRERERIRIMHEREECLQRERERLEIERQKLERERMERERLERERVRIEQERRKEAERIAREREELRRQQQQLRYEQEKRNSLKRPRDIDHRRDDPYWNESKKMALDTDARFGHGSDYSRQQNRFNDFDHRQRGRYPEGSSVPSSSFDRRERFLNQGEAKKTRPTARREEPGFERYPKNFSESRRNEPPQPRSELRDTDRREVRGDRDERRTVIIHDRPEIPHGRHPRETGSNPPRQTNWKSEGSISTDKRDGRGERPDRSGREVSGHVRGAPPGSRSSASGYASREGERGVMGERGGGQHYNEDRHVVERHSRETGPRKEWHGPSSQGSGYHDTRRMGDGRGGGGMMSPHTSNSSPINRVVQITGNSMQRGSGSGFKPFKGGPPRRF; translated from the exons atggccgccgccgcctcgtctcccgccgccgccccggcggcACTGCCCCCCACGGAGAGCAAGAAGATCACCGACCTGCGGGTTATCGACCTCAAGTCGGAACTGAAGCGGCGCAACCTGGACATCACCGGAGTGAAGACCGTGCTCATCTCCCGGCTTAAGCAG GCTATTGAAGAGGAAGGAGGCGATCCAGATAATATTGAAATAACTGTTTCAGCTGATGCACCCACCAAGAAACCAACTAAAGGCAAAG GTAAAAAGCAGGAAGCTGATGAATCAACTGGTGATGCTTCAGTTGAAGATGACTCCTTTGTCAAG GAAAGTGAATTGGAGACTCAGGATGCAAGTGATCAAGACGGAAATGATGAATTAAAGGAGTTTAAAGAGTCTGTTGAAGATAAGAACTTGAATTCTAAAGAACTACtatctgcagaaaagaaaagataccACAACCTGGagccagcagagacaacagaagATGCAGAAAAGGATTCTGAAAGTCAG GAAAATGAAGGTCAAGACATAGAAGATTTCACTTTTCCAACTGTCCAT GATggtgaagatgaagaaaatgagaaag ATAAAGCAGGTTCTGGTGATGGTACACAAGAAGTATCTAAACCTCTTCCTTCAGAAGAAAGCCTAGCTGAGGCTGATCACACGGCTCACAAAGAGATGGAAGCTAACACCTCTGTGAAAGAAGCTGAGGATGATAACATATCGGTTACAATCCAGGCTGAAGATGCCATCACTCTGGATTTTGATGGTGATGACCTCCTAGAAACAGgtaaaaatgtgaaaattacaGATTCTGAAGCAAGTAAGCCAAAGGATGGGCAGGATACCATTTcacagagcctggagaaggaaagcAAGGACTATGAGATGACTGAGAACCATAAAGATGGTAAGAAGGAAGACAGCGTGAAGGGTGATGCCGTCAAGAAGGAAGCCAGAGAAAGTTCAAAGAAAGCAGAATCTGGAGACAAAGAAAAGGATACTTTGAAGAAAGGTCCCTCGTCTACTGGGGCCTCTGGTCAAGCAAAGAG CTCTACTAAGGAATCTAAAGAAAGCAAGGCAACATCAAAGGATGATAAAG GAAGCGCAAGCAGTGTTAGTGGTAGCAGTGGAAGCTCAACTAGAAACCTCTGGGTTAGCGGACTGTCTTCCAACACAAAAGCTGCCGACTTGAAAAATCTCTTTGGCAAATACGGAAAG GTACTTGGTGCAAAGGTGGTCACAAATGCACGAAGCCCAGGGGCAAAATGTTACGGCATAGTAACAATGTCTTCCAGTACAGAAGTGGCTAGGTGTATTGCACACCTTCATCGAACAGAGCTGCACGGACAACAGATTTCTGTTGAGAAA GTGAAAGGCGATCCCTCCAAAAAGGAGTTGAAGAAGGAAAGTGATGAGAAGTCTGGTTCGGGTAGAAGCACGGGAGATAAGAAGACTGCATCAAGTGATAAAGCCAGCAA AACTCCGTCAAccaaaaaagaagacaagaaatctgagaaatctgaaaaaaaagaaagtaaagaagcCAAGAAAACAGAAGGTAAAGATGAGAAGAGTGATAATGGAGCAAGTGGCCCTAATCAAGAATCCActaaaaaaactgaagaaaagaaaagaataa GTGGTAAAAGCCCAGGTCAAGTTGTAGTTTTAGACCAAACAAAAGGAGACCAAGGCCACACTAGGACAGTTAGAAGGGGAAGGTTTGATAAA CCACAGATATTGAGGAACAAAGAGCGTATTATTCAAGATAAAGTGAAATTCAGGGAATACAGGGGTAGAAAGGATATCTTGCCTTTTGAAAAGATGAAGGAACAGAGATTGCGAGAACACATGGTTCGATTGGAAAGAATACGACGAGCTGTTGAACTCCGAAG GCGGAGAGAAATTGCTGAGAGGGAGCGTCGTGAGAGAGAACGCATACGAATAATGCATGAACGAGAAGAATGCTTGCAGAGAGAAAGGGAACGATTAGAAATTGAAAGGCAAAAACTAGAGAGGGAAAGGATGGAACGGGAGCGTTTGGAAAGAGAGCGTGTTCGTATTGAACAG GAACGTCGAAAAGAAGCAGAGCGTATTGCTCGTGAAAGGGAGGAACTTCGTCGACAACAGCAGCAACTTCGTTAcgaacaggaaaagagaaattctttGAAACGTCCACGCGATATAGATCACAG GAGAGACGATCCTTACTGGAATGAGAGTAAGAAGATGGCTCTTGATACAGATGCACGTTTTGGTCACGGTTCAGATTACAGTCGCCAGCAGAACAGGTTTAATGATTTTGATCACAGACAACGGGGACGATATCCAGAAGGTTCTTCTGTTCCATCATCTTCTTTTGATAG GCGAGAACGTTTTCTAAATCAAGGTGAAGCAAAAAAGACTCGCCCAACAGCACGAAGAGAAGAGCCAGGGTTTGAGAGATATCCTAAGAACTTCAGTGAGTCCAGAAGAAATGAACCACCACAACCACGAAGTGAACTTCGAGACACAGACAGACGAGAAGTGCGAGGAGACAGAGATGAGAGAAGAACAGTGATAATTCATGACAGACCTGAAATACCACATGGTCGACATCCAAGAGAGACTGGTTCAAATCCACCTAGGCAAACAAATTGGAAGAGCGAGGGAAGCATAAGCACAGACAAACGGGACGGCAG AGGTGAGCGGCCAGACCGATCAGGAAGAGAAGTGTCTGGACACGTGAGAGGTGCACCTCCTGGTAGCCGTAGCAGTGCTTCTGGCTATGCAAGCAGGGAAGGAGAACGAGGTGTGATGGGAGAACGAGGTGGAGGACAA
- the SLTM gene encoding SAFB-like transcription modulator isoform X1 gives MAAAASSPAAAPAALPPTESKKITDLRVIDLKSELKRRNLDITGVKTVLISRLKQAIEEEGGDPDNIEITVSADAPTKKPTKGKGKKQEADESTGDASVEDDSFVKVIKESELETQDASDQDGNDELKEFKESVEDKNLNSKELLSAEKKRYHNLEPAETTEDAEKDSESQENEGQDIEDFTFPTVHDGEDEENEKDKAGSGDGTQEVSKPLPSEESLAEADHTAHKEMEANTSVKEAEDDNISVTIQAEDAITLDFDGDDLLETGKNVKITDSEASKPKDGQDTISQSLEKESKDYEMTENHKDGKKEDSVKGDAVKKEARESSKKAESGDKEKDTLKKGPSSTGASGQAKSSTKESKESKATSKDDKGSASSVSGSSGSSTRNLWVSGLSSNTKAADLKNLFGKYGKVLGAKVVTNARSPGAKCYGIVTMSSSTEVARCIAHLHRTELHGQQISVEKVKGDPSKKELKKESDEKSGSGRSTGDKKTASSDKASKTPSTKKEDKKSEKSEKKESKEAKKTEGKDEKSDNGASGPNQESTKKTEEKKRISGKSPGQVVVLDQTKGDQGHTRTVRRGRFDKPQILRNKERIIQDKVKFREYRGRKDILPFEKMKEQRLREHMVRLERIRRAVELRRRREIAERERRERERIRIMHEREECLQRERERLEIERQKLERERMERERLERERVRIEQERRKEAERIAREREELRRQQQQLRYEQEKRNSLKRPRDIDHRRDDPYWNESKKMALDTDARFGHGSDYSRQQNRFNDFDHRQRGRYPEGSSVPSSSFDRRERFLNQGEAKKTRPTARREEPGFERYPKNFSESRRNEPPQPRSELRDTDRREVRGDRDERRTVIIHDRPEIPHGRHPRETGSNPPRQTNWKSEGSISTDKRDGSNFYRGERPDRSGREVSGHVRGAPPGSRSSASGYASREGERGVMGERGGGQHYNEDRHVVERHSRETGPRKEWHGPSSQGSGYHDTRRMGDGRGGGGMMSPHTSNSSPINRVVQITGNSMQRGSGSGFKPFKGGPPRRF, from the exons atggccgccgccgcctcgtctcccgccgccgccccggcggcACTGCCCCCCACGGAGAGCAAGAAGATCACCGACCTGCGGGTTATCGACCTCAAGTCGGAACTGAAGCGGCGCAACCTGGACATCACCGGAGTGAAGACCGTGCTCATCTCCCGGCTTAAGCAG GCTATTGAAGAGGAAGGAGGCGATCCAGATAATATTGAAATAACTGTTTCAGCTGATGCACCCACCAAGAAACCAACTAAAGGCAAAG GTAAAAAGCAGGAAGCTGATGAATCAACTGGTGATGCTTCAGTTGAAGATGACTCCTTTGTCAAGGTAATAAAA GAAAGTGAATTGGAGACTCAGGATGCAAGTGATCAAGACGGAAATGATGAATTAAAGGAGTTTAAAGAGTCTGTTGAAGATAAGAACTTGAATTCTAAAGAACTACtatctgcagaaaagaaaagataccACAACCTGGagccagcagagacaacagaagATGCAGAAAAGGATTCTGAAAGTCAG GAAAATGAAGGTCAAGACATAGAAGATTTCACTTTTCCAACTGTCCAT GATggtgaagatgaagaaaatgagaaag ATAAAGCAGGTTCTGGTGATGGTACACAAGAAGTATCTAAACCTCTTCCTTCAGAAGAAAGCCTAGCTGAGGCTGATCACACGGCTCACAAAGAGATGGAAGCTAACACCTCTGTGAAAGAAGCTGAGGATGATAACATATCGGTTACAATCCAGGCTGAAGATGCCATCACTCTGGATTTTGATGGTGATGACCTCCTAGAAACAGgtaaaaatgtgaaaattacaGATTCTGAAGCAAGTAAGCCAAAGGATGGGCAGGATACCATTTcacagagcctggagaaggaaagcAAGGACTATGAGATGACTGAGAACCATAAAGATGGTAAGAAGGAAGACAGCGTGAAGGGTGATGCCGTCAAGAAGGAAGCCAGAGAAAGTTCAAAGAAAGCAGAATCTGGAGACAAAGAAAAGGATACTTTGAAGAAAGGTCCCTCGTCTACTGGGGCCTCTGGTCAAGCAAAGAG CTCTACTAAGGAATCTAAAGAAAGCAAGGCAACATCAAAGGATGATAAAG GAAGCGCAAGCAGTGTTAGTGGTAGCAGTGGAAGCTCAACTAGAAACCTCTGGGTTAGCGGACTGTCTTCCAACACAAAAGCTGCCGACTTGAAAAATCTCTTTGGCAAATACGGAAAG GTACTTGGTGCAAAGGTGGTCACAAATGCACGAAGCCCAGGGGCAAAATGTTACGGCATAGTAACAATGTCTTCCAGTACAGAAGTGGCTAGGTGTATTGCACACCTTCATCGAACAGAGCTGCACGGACAACAGATTTCTGTTGAGAAA GTGAAAGGCGATCCCTCCAAAAAGGAGTTGAAGAAGGAAAGTGATGAGAAGTCTGGTTCGGGTAGAAGCACGGGAGATAAGAAGACTGCATCAAGTGATAAAGCCAGCAA AACTCCGTCAAccaaaaaagaagacaagaaatctgagaaatctgaaaaaaaagaaagtaaagaagcCAAGAAAACAGAAGGTAAAGATGAGAAGAGTGATAATGGAGCAAGTGGCCCTAATCAAGAATCCActaaaaaaactgaagaaaagaaaagaataa GTGGTAAAAGCCCAGGTCAAGTTGTAGTTTTAGACCAAACAAAAGGAGACCAAGGCCACACTAGGACAGTTAGAAGGGGAAGGTTTGATAAA CCACAGATATTGAGGAACAAAGAGCGTATTATTCAAGATAAAGTGAAATTCAGGGAATACAGGGGTAGAAAGGATATCTTGCCTTTTGAAAAGATGAAGGAACAGAGATTGCGAGAACACATGGTTCGATTGGAAAGAATACGACGAGCTGTTGAACTCCGAAG GCGGAGAGAAATTGCTGAGAGGGAGCGTCGTGAGAGAGAACGCATACGAATAATGCATGAACGAGAAGAATGCTTGCAGAGAGAAAGGGAACGATTAGAAATTGAAAGGCAAAAACTAGAGAGGGAAAGGATGGAACGGGAGCGTTTGGAAAGAGAGCGTGTTCGTATTGAACAG GAACGTCGAAAAGAAGCAGAGCGTATTGCTCGTGAAAGGGAGGAACTTCGTCGACAACAGCAGCAACTTCGTTAcgaacaggaaaagagaaattctttGAAACGTCCACGCGATATAGATCACAG GAGAGACGATCCTTACTGGAATGAGAGTAAGAAGATGGCTCTTGATACAGATGCACGTTTTGGTCACGGTTCAGATTACAGTCGCCAGCAGAACAGGTTTAATGATTTTGATCACAGACAACGGGGACGATATCCAGAAGGTTCTTCTGTTCCATCATCTTCTTTTGATAG GCGAGAACGTTTTCTAAATCAAGGTGAAGCAAAAAAGACTCGCCCAACAGCACGAAGAGAAGAGCCAGGGTTTGAGAGATATCCTAAGAACTTCAGTGAGTCCAGAAGAAATGAACCACCACAACCACGAAGTGAACTTCGAGACACAGACAGACGAGAAGTGCGAGGAGACAGAGATGAGAGAAGAACAGTGATAATTCATGACAGACCTGAAATACCACATGGTCGACATCCAAGAGAGACTGGTTCAAATCCACCTAGGCAAACAAATTGGAAGAGCGAGGGAAGCATAAGCACAGACAAACGGGACGGCAG CAATTTTTACAGAGGTGAGCGGCCAGACCGATCAGGAAGAGAAGTGTCTGGACACGTGAGAGGTGCACCTCCTGGTAGCCGTAGCAGTGCTTCTGGCTATGCAAGCAGGGAAGGAGAACGAGGTGTGATGGGAGAACGAGGTGGAGGACAA